In Microtus pennsylvanicus isolate mMicPen1 chromosome 12, mMicPen1.hap1, whole genome shotgun sequence, the following proteins share a genomic window:
- the Dbnl gene encoding drebrin-like protein isoform X1 has protein sequence MAVNLSRNGPALQEAYVRVVNEKSPTDWALFTYEGNSNDIRVAGTGEGGLEELVEELNSGKVMYAFCRVKDPNSGLPKFVLINWTGEGVNDVRKGACANHVSTMANFLKGAHVTINARAEEDVEPECIMEKVAKASGANYSFHRESACFQDTGPQAPVGSVYQKTNAESEIKRVGKDSFWAKAEKEEENRRLEEKRRAEEERQRLEEERRERELQEAARREQRYQEQHRSSGTPSRTCEQEQEVVSRSRQEWESAGQQAPHPREIFKQKERAMSTTSLSSSQPGKLRSPFLQKQLTQPEASYGREPTPTVSRPGAGVCEEPAPSSLSAVQTEEGPTYEEAPEQEALYEEPPLVQQQGADSVHMDNYMQGQGLSGQGLCARALYDYQAADDTEISFDPENLITGIEVIDEGWWRGYGPDGHFGMFPANYVELIE, from the exons ATGGCGGTGAACCTGAGCCGGAACGGGCCGGCGCTGCAGGAAGCCTACGTGCGCGTGGTCAATGAGAAATCCCCGACCGACTG GGCTCTGTTTACCTATGAAGGCAACAGCAATGACATCCGTGTGGCTGGCACAGGCG AGGGAGGCCTGGAGGAGCTGGTGGAGGAACTCAACAGTGGGAAGGTGATGTACGCCTTCTGCAGGGTGAAGGACCCCAACTCTGGCCTGCCCAAGTTTGTCCTCATCAACTGG ACAGGCGAGGGTGTGAATGATGTGCGGAAGGGAGCATGCGCCAACCACGTCAGCACCATGGCCAACTTCCTGAAG GGCGCCCATGTGACCATCAATGCACGGGCTGAGGAGGACGTGGAGCCTGAGTGCATTATGGAGAAGGTTGCCAAGGCCTCTGGAGCTAACTACAGCTTCCATAGGGAAAGCGCCTGCTTCCAGGATACAGGGCCTCAGGCCCCAGTG GGCTCCGTGTACCAGAAAACCAATGCCGAGTCTGAGATCAAGAGGGTTGGCAAAGATAGCTTCTGGGCCAAGGCTGAG aaggaagaggagaaccGCAGACTGGAGGAGAAGCGAAGGGCTGAGGAGGAGCGGCAGCGGCTGGAGGAGGAGCGGCGTGAGCGAGAGCTTCAGGAGGCTGCCCGCCGTGAGCAGCGCTACCAGGAACAGCACAGATCATCTGGAACCCCAAG CAGGACGTGTGAGCAGGAGCAAGAAGTGGTTTCAAGGAGCAGACAGGAATGG GAGTCTGCTGGGCAGCAGGCCCCACACCCACGAGAGATTTTCAAGCAGAAGGAGAGGGCTATGTCCACcacctctctctccagctctcagccAG GTAAGCTGAGGAGCCCCTTCCTGCAGAAGCAGCTCACTCAGCCAGAAGCCTCCTATGGCAGAGAGCCAACTCCCACTGTCTCAAGGCCCGGTGCAG GTGTCTGTGAGGAGCCAGCACCTAGCAGTCTGTCTGCAGTCCAGACAGAAGAAGGACCCACGTATGAAGAAGCCCCAGAGCAGGAGGCTCTCTATGAGGAACCGCCACTG GTACAGCAGCAAGGGGCTGACTCCGTACACATGGACAACTACATGCAGGGCCAGGGCCTCAGTGGGCAGGGGCTGTGTGCCCGGGCCTTGTACGACTACCAGGCAG CTGATGACACAGAGATCTCCTTTGACCCTGAGAACCTAATCACGGGCATCGAGGTGATTGATGAAGGCTGGTGGCGTGGCTACGGGCCTGACGGCCACTTTGGCATGTTTCCTGCCAACTACGTGGAGCTCATAGAGTGA
- the Dbnl gene encoding drebrin-like protein isoform X2 — translation MAVNLSRNGPALQEAYVRVVNEKSPTDWALFTYEGNSNDIRVAGTGEGGLEELVEELNSGKVMYAFCRVKDPNSGLPKFVLINWTGEGVNDVRKGACANHVSTMANFLKGAHVTINARAEEDVEPECIMEKVAKASGANYSFHRESACFQDTGPQAPVGSVYQKTNAESEIKRVGKDSFWAKAEKEEENRRLEEKRRAEEERQRLEEERRERELQEAARREQRYQEQHRSSGTPRTCEQEQEVVSRSRQEWESAGQQAPHPREIFKQKERAMSTTSLSSSQPGKLRSPFLQKQLTQPEASYGREPTPTVSRPGAGVCEEPAPSSLSAVQTEEGPTYEEAPEQEALYEEPPLVQQQGADSVHMDNYMQGQGLSGQGLCARALYDYQAADDTEISFDPENLITGIEVIDEGWWRGYGPDGHFGMFPANYVELIE, via the exons ATGGCGGTGAACCTGAGCCGGAACGGGCCGGCGCTGCAGGAAGCCTACGTGCGCGTGGTCAATGAGAAATCCCCGACCGACTG GGCTCTGTTTACCTATGAAGGCAACAGCAATGACATCCGTGTGGCTGGCACAGGCG AGGGAGGCCTGGAGGAGCTGGTGGAGGAACTCAACAGTGGGAAGGTGATGTACGCCTTCTGCAGGGTGAAGGACCCCAACTCTGGCCTGCCCAAGTTTGTCCTCATCAACTGG ACAGGCGAGGGTGTGAATGATGTGCGGAAGGGAGCATGCGCCAACCACGTCAGCACCATGGCCAACTTCCTGAAG GGCGCCCATGTGACCATCAATGCACGGGCTGAGGAGGACGTGGAGCCTGAGTGCATTATGGAGAAGGTTGCCAAGGCCTCTGGAGCTAACTACAGCTTCCATAGGGAAAGCGCCTGCTTCCAGGATACAGGGCCTCAGGCCCCAGTG GGCTCCGTGTACCAGAAAACCAATGCCGAGTCTGAGATCAAGAGGGTTGGCAAAGATAGCTTCTGGGCCAAGGCTGAG aaggaagaggagaaccGCAGACTGGAGGAGAAGCGAAGGGCTGAGGAGGAGCGGCAGCGGCTGGAGGAGGAGCGGCGTGAGCGAGAGCTTCAGGAGGCTGCCCGCCGTGAGCAGCGCTACCAGGAACAGCACAGATCATCTGGAACCCCAAG GACGTGTGAGCAGGAGCAAGAAGTGGTTTCAAGGAGCAGACAGGAATGG GAGTCTGCTGGGCAGCAGGCCCCACACCCACGAGAGATTTTCAAGCAGAAGGAGAGGGCTATGTCCACcacctctctctccagctctcagccAG GTAAGCTGAGGAGCCCCTTCCTGCAGAAGCAGCTCACTCAGCCAGAAGCCTCCTATGGCAGAGAGCCAACTCCCACTGTCTCAAGGCCCGGTGCAG GTGTCTGTGAGGAGCCAGCACCTAGCAGTCTGTCTGCAGTCCAGACAGAAGAAGGACCCACGTATGAAGAAGCCCCAGAGCAGGAGGCTCTCTATGAGGAACCGCCACTG GTACAGCAGCAAGGGGCTGACTCCGTACACATGGACAACTACATGCAGGGCCAGGGCCTCAGTGGGCAGGGGCTGTGTGCCCGGGCCTTGTACGACTACCAGGCAG CTGATGACACAGAGATCTCCTTTGACCCTGAGAACCTAATCACGGGCATCGAGGTGATTGATGAAGGCTGGTGGCGTGGCTACGGGCCTGACGGCCACTTTGGCATGTTTCCTGCCAACTACGTGGAGCTCATAGAGTGA
- the Dbnl gene encoding drebrin-like protein isoform X3, which translates to MRNPRPTGLCLPMKATAMTSVWLAQATGEGVNDVRKGACANHVSTMANFLKGAHVTINARAEEDVEPECIMEKVAKASGANYSFHRESACFQDTGPQAPVGSVYQKTNAESEIKRVGKDSFWAKAEKEEENRRLEEKRRAEEERQRLEEERRERELQEAARREQRYQEQHRSSGTPSRTCEQEQEVVSRSRQEWESAGQQAPHPREIFKQKERAMSTTSLSSSQPGKLRSPFLQKQLTQPEASYGREPTPTVSRPGAGVCEEPAPSSLSAVQTEEGPTYEEAPEQEALYEEPPLVQQQGADSVHMDNYMQGQGLSGQGLCARALYDYQAADDTEISFDPENLITGIEVIDEGWWRGYGPDGHFGMFPANYVELIE; encoded by the exons ATGAGAAATCCCCGACCGACTG GGCTCTGTTTACCTATGAAGGCAACAGCAATGACATCCGTGTGGCTGGCACAGGCG ACAGGCGAGGGTGTGAATGATGTGCGGAAGGGAGCATGCGCCAACCACGTCAGCACCATGGCCAACTTCCTGAAG GGCGCCCATGTGACCATCAATGCACGGGCTGAGGAGGACGTGGAGCCTGAGTGCATTATGGAGAAGGTTGCCAAGGCCTCTGGAGCTAACTACAGCTTCCATAGGGAAAGCGCCTGCTTCCAGGATACAGGGCCTCAGGCCCCAGTG GGCTCCGTGTACCAGAAAACCAATGCCGAGTCTGAGATCAAGAGGGTTGGCAAAGATAGCTTCTGGGCCAAGGCTGAG aaggaagaggagaaccGCAGACTGGAGGAGAAGCGAAGGGCTGAGGAGGAGCGGCAGCGGCTGGAGGAGGAGCGGCGTGAGCGAGAGCTTCAGGAGGCTGCCCGCCGTGAGCAGCGCTACCAGGAACAGCACAGATCATCTGGAACCCCAAG CAGGACGTGTGAGCAGGAGCAAGAAGTGGTTTCAAGGAGCAGACAGGAATGG GAGTCTGCTGGGCAGCAGGCCCCACACCCACGAGAGATTTTCAAGCAGAAGGAGAGGGCTATGTCCACcacctctctctccagctctcagccAG GTAAGCTGAGGAGCCCCTTCCTGCAGAAGCAGCTCACTCAGCCAGAAGCCTCCTATGGCAGAGAGCCAACTCCCACTGTCTCAAGGCCCGGTGCAG GTGTCTGTGAGGAGCCAGCACCTAGCAGTCTGTCTGCAGTCCAGACAGAAGAAGGACCCACGTATGAAGAAGCCCCAGAGCAGGAGGCTCTCTATGAGGAACCGCCACTG GTACAGCAGCAAGGGGCTGACTCCGTACACATGGACAACTACATGCAGGGCCAGGGCCTCAGTGGGCAGGGGCTGTGTGCCCGGGCCTTGTACGACTACCAGGCAG CTGATGACACAGAGATCTCCTTTGACCCTGAGAACCTAATCACGGGCATCGAGGTGATTGATGAAGGCTGGTGGCGTGGCTACGGGCCTGACGGCCACTTTGGCATGTTTCCTGCCAACTACGTGGAGCTCATAGAGTGA
- the Dbnl gene encoding drebrin-like protein isoform X6 has product MRNPRPTGLCLPMKATAMTSVWLAQAGAHVTINARAEEDVEPECIMEKVAKASGANYSFHRESACFQDTGPQAPVGSVYQKTNAESEIKRVGKDSFWAKAEKEEENRRLEEKRRAEEERQRLEEERRERELQEAARREQRYQEQHRSSGTPSRTCEQEQEVVSRSRQEWESAGQQAPHPREIFKQKERAMSTTSLSSSQPGKLRSPFLQKQLTQPEASYGREPTPTVSRPGAGVCEEPAPSSLSAVQTEEGPTYEEAPEQEALYEEPPLVQQQGADSVHMDNYMQGQGLSGQGLCARALYDYQAADDTEISFDPENLITGIEVIDEGWWRGYGPDGHFGMFPANYVELIE; this is encoded by the exons ATGAGAAATCCCCGACCGACTG GGCTCTGTTTACCTATGAAGGCAACAGCAATGACATCCGTGTGGCTGGCACAGGCG GGCGCCCATGTGACCATCAATGCACGGGCTGAGGAGGACGTGGAGCCTGAGTGCATTATGGAGAAGGTTGCCAAGGCCTCTGGAGCTAACTACAGCTTCCATAGGGAAAGCGCCTGCTTCCAGGATACAGGGCCTCAGGCCCCAGTG GGCTCCGTGTACCAGAAAACCAATGCCGAGTCTGAGATCAAGAGGGTTGGCAAAGATAGCTTCTGGGCCAAGGCTGAG aaggaagaggagaaccGCAGACTGGAGGAGAAGCGAAGGGCTGAGGAGGAGCGGCAGCGGCTGGAGGAGGAGCGGCGTGAGCGAGAGCTTCAGGAGGCTGCCCGCCGTGAGCAGCGCTACCAGGAACAGCACAGATCATCTGGAACCCCAAG CAGGACGTGTGAGCAGGAGCAAGAAGTGGTTTCAAGGAGCAGACAGGAATGG GAGTCTGCTGGGCAGCAGGCCCCACACCCACGAGAGATTTTCAAGCAGAAGGAGAGGGCTATGTCCACcacctctctctccagctctcagccAG GTAAGCTGAGGAGCCCCTTCCTGCAGAAGCAGCTCACTCAGCCAGAAGCCTCCTATGGCAGAGAGCCAACTCCCACTGTCTCAAGGCCCGGTGCAG GTGTCTGTGAGGAGCCAGCACCTAGCAGTCTGTCTGCAGTCCAGACAGAAGAAGGACCCACGTATGAAGAAGCCCCAGAGCAGGAGGCTCTCTATGAGGAACCGCCACTG GTACAGCAGCAAGGGGCTGACTCCGTACACATGGACAACTACATGCAGGGCCAGGGCCTCAGTGGGCAGGGGCTGTGTGCCCGGGCCTTGTACGACTACCAGGCAG CTGATGACACAGAGATCTCCTTTGACCCTGAGAACCTAATCACGGGCATCGAGGTGATTGATGAAGGCTGGTGGCGTGGCTACGGGCCTGACGGCCACTTTGGCATGTTTCCTGCCAACTACGTGGAGCTCATAGAGTGA
- the Dbnl gene encoding drebrin-like protein isoform X5 codes for MKATAMTSVWLAQATGEGVNDVRKGACANHVSTMANFLKGAHVTINARAEEDVEPECIMEKVAKASGANYSFHRESACFQDTGPQAPVGSVYQKTNAESEIKRVGKDSFWAKAEKEEENRRLEEKRRAEEERQRLEEERRERELQEAARREQRYQEQHRSSGTPSRTCEQEQEVVSRSRQEWESAGQQAPHPREIFKQKERAMSTTSLSSSQPGKLRSPFLQKQLTQPEASYGREPTPTVSRPGAGVCEEPAPSSLSAVQTEEGPTYEEAPEQEALYEEPPLVQQQGADSVHMDNYMQGQGLSGQGLCARALYDYQAADDTEISFDPENLITGIEVIDEGWWRGYGPDGHFGMFPANYVELIE; via the exons ATGAAGGCAACAGCAATGACATCCGTGTGGCTGGCACAGGCG ACAGGCGAGGGTGTGAATGATGTGCGGAAGGGAGCATGCGCCAACCACGTCAGCACCATGGCCAACTTCCTGAAG GGCGCCCATGTGACCATCAATGCACGGGCTGAGGAGGACGTGGAGCCTGAGTGCATTATGGAGAAGGTTGCCAAGGCCTCTGGAGCTAACTACAGCTTCCATAGGGAAAGCGCCTGCTTCCAGGATACAGGGCCTCAGGCCCCAGTG GGCTCCGTGTACCAGAAAACCAATGCCGAGTCTGAGATCAAGAGGGTTGGCAAAGATAGCTTCTGGGCCAAGGCTGAG aaggaagaggagaaccGCAGACTGGAGGAGAAGCGAAGGGCTGAGGAGGAGCGGCAGCGGCTGGAGGAGGAGCGGCGTGAGCGAGAGCTTCAGGAGGCTGCCCGCCGTGAGCAGCGCTACCAGGAACAGCACAGATCATCTGGAACCCCAAG CAGGACGTGTGAGCAGGAGCAAGAAGTGGTTTCAAGGAGCAGACAGGAATGG GAGTCTGCTGGGCAGCAGGCCCCACACCCACGAGAGATTTTCAAGCAGAAGGAGAGGGCTATGTCCACcacctctctctccagctctcagccAG GTAAGCTGAGGAGCCCCTTCCTGCAGAAGCAGCTCACTCAGCCAGAAGCCTCCTATGGCAGAGAGCCAACTCCCACTGTCTCAAGGCCCGGTGCAG GTGTCTGTGAGGAGCCAGCACCTAGCAGTCTGTCTGCAGTCCAGACAGAAGAAGGACCCACGTATGAAGAAGCCCCAGAGCAGGAGGCTCTCTATGAGGAACCGCCACTG GTACAGCAGCAAGGGGCTGACTCCGTACACATGGACAACTACATGCAGGGCCAGGGCCTCAGTGGGCAGGGGCTGTGTGCCCGGGCCTTGTACGACTACCAGGCAG CTGATGACACAGAGATCTCCTTTGACCCTGAGAACCTAATCACGGGCATCGAGGTGATTGATGAAGGCTGGTGGCGTGGCTACGGGCCTGACGGCCACTTTGGCATGTTTCCTGCCAACTACGTGGAGCTCATAGAGTGA
- the Dbnl gene encoding drebrin-like protein isoform X7, with translation MKATAMTSVWLAQAGAHVTINARAEEDVEPECIMEKVAKASGANYSFHRESACFQDTGPQAPVGSVYQKTNAESEIKRVGKDSFWAKAEKEEENRRLEEKRRAEEERQRLEEERRERELQEAARREQRYQEQHRSSGTPSRTCEQEQEVVSRSRQEWESAGQQAPHPREIFKQKERAMSTTSLSSSQPGKLRSPFLQKQLTQPEASYGREPTPTVSRPGAGVCEEPAPSSLSAVQTEEGPTYEEAPEQEALYEEPPLVQQQGADSVHMDNYMQGQGLSGQGLCARALYDYQAADDTEISFDPENLITGIEVIDEGWWRGYGPDGHFGMFPANYVELIE, from the exons ATGAAGGCAACAGCAATGACATCCGTGTGGCTGGCACAGGCG GGCGCCCATGTGACCATCAATGCACGGGCTGAGGAGGACGTGGAGCCTGAGTGCATTATGGAGAAGGTTGCCAAGGCCTCTGGAGCTAACTACAGCTTCCATAGGGAAAGCGCCTGCTTCCAGGATACAGGGCCTCAGGCCCCAGTG GGCTCCGTGTACCAGAAAACCAATGCCGAGTCTGAGATCAAGAGGGTTGGCAAAGATAGCTTCTGGGCCAAGGCTGAG aaggaagaggagaaccGCAGACTGGAGGAGAAGCGAAGGGCTGAGGAGGAGCGGCAGCGGCTGGAGGAGGAGCGGCGTGAGCGAGAGCTTCAGGAGGCTGCCCGCCGTGAGCAGCGCTACCAGGAACAGCACAGATCATCTGGAACCCCAAG CAGGACGTGTGAGCAGGAGCAAGAAGTGGTTTCAAGGAGCAGACAGGAATGG GAGTCTGCTGGGCAGCAGGCCCCACACCCACGAGAGATTTTCAAGCAGAAGGAGAGGGCTATGTCCACcacctctctctccagctctcagccAG GTAAGCTGAGGAGCCCCTTCCTGCAGAAGCAGCTCACTCAGCCAGAAGCCTCCTATGGCAGAGAGCCAACTCCCACTGTCTCAAGGCCCGGTGCAG GTGTCTGTGAGGAGCCAGCACCTAGCAGTCTGTCTGCAGTCCAGACAGAAGAAGGACCCACGTATGAAGAAGCCCCAGAGCAGGAGGCTCTCTATGAGGAACCGCCACTG GTACAGCAGCAAGGGGCTGACTCCGTACACATGGACAACTACATGCAGGGCCAGGGCCTCAGTGGGCAGGGGCTGTGTGCCCGGGCCTTGTACGACTACCAGGCAG CTGATGACACAGAGATCTCCTTTGACCCTGAGAACCTAATCACGGGCATCGAGGTGATTGATGAAGGCTGGTGGCGTGGCTACGGGCCTGACGGCCACTTTGGCATGTTTCCTGCCAACTACGTGGAGCTCATAGAGTGA
- the Dbnl gene encoding drebrin-like protein isoform X4 has product MYAFCRVKDPNSGLPKFVLINWTGEGVNDVRKGACANHVSTMANFLKGAHVTINARAEEDVEPECIMEKVAKASGANYSFHRESACFQDTGPQAPVGSVYQKTNAESEIKRVGKDSFWAKAEKEEENRRLEEKRRAEEERQRLEEERRERELQEAARREQRYQEQHRSSGTPSRTCEQEQEVVSRSRQEWESAGQQAPHPREIFKQKERAMSTTSLSSSQPGKLRSPFLQKQLTQPEASYGREPTPTVSRPGAGVCEEPAPSSLSAVQTEEGPTYEEAPEQEALYEEPPLVQQQGADSVHMDNYMQGQGLSGQGLCARALYDYQAADDTEISFDPENLITGIEVIDEGWWRGYGPDGHFGMFPANYVELIE; this is encoded by the exons ATGTACGCCTTCTGCAGGGTGAAGGACCCCAACTCTGGCCTGCCCAAGTTTGTCCTCATCAACTGG ACAGGCGAGGGTGTGAATGATGTGCGGAAGGGAGCATGCGCCAACCACGTCAGCACCATGGCCAACTTCCTGAAG GGCGCCCATGTGACCATCAATGCACGGGCTGAGGAGGACGTGGAGCCTGAGTGCATTATGGAGAAGGTTGCCAAGGCCTCTGGAGCTAACTACAGCTTCCATAGGGAAAGCGCCTGCTTCCAGGATACAGGGCCTCAGGCCCCAGTG GGCTCCGTGTACCAGAAAACCAATGCCGAGTCTGAGATCAAGAGGGTTGGCAAAGATAGCTTCTGGGCCAAGGCTGAG aaggaagaggagaaccGCAGACTGGAGGAGAAGCGAAGGGCTGAGGAGGAGCGGCAGCGGCTGGAGGAGGAGCGGCGTGAGCGAGAGCTTCAGGAGGCTGCCCGCCGTGAGCAGCGCTACCAGGAACAGCACAGATCATCTGGAACCCCAAG CAGGACGTGTGAGCAGGAGCAAGAAGTGGTTTCAAGGAGCAGACAGGAATGG GAGTCTGCTGGGCAGCAGGCCCCACACCCACGAGAGATTTTCAAGCAGAAGGAGAGGGCTATGTCCACcacctctctctccagctctcagccAG GTAAGCTGAGGAGCCCCTTCCTGCAGAAGCAGCTCACTCAGCCAGAAGCCTCCTATGGCAGAGAGCCAACTCCCACTGTCTCAAGGCCCGGTGCAG GTGTCTGTGAGGAGCCAGCACCTAGCAGTCTGTCTGCAGTCCAGACAGAAGAAGGACCCACGTATGAAGAAGCCCCAGAGCAGGAGGCTCTCTATGAGGAACCGCCACTG GTACAGCAGCAAGGGGCTGACTCCGTACACATGGACAACTACATGCAGGGCCAGGGCCTCAGTGGGCAGGGGCTGTGTGCCCGGGCCTTGTACGACTACCAGGCAG CTGATGACACAGAGATCTCCTTTGACCCTGAGAACCTAATCACGGGCATCGAGGTGATTGATGAAGGCTGGTGGCGTGGCTACGGGCCTGACGGCCACTTTGGCATGTTTCCTGCCAACTACGTGGAGCTCATAGAGTGA
- the Pgam2 gene encoding phosphoglycerate mutase 2, with translation MATHRLVMVRHGESSWNQENRFCGWFDAELSEKGAEEAKRGASAIKDAKMEFDICYTSVLKRAIRTLWTILDGTDQMWLPVVRSWRLNERHYGGLTGLNKAETAAKHGEEQVKIWRRSFDTPPPPMDEKHPYYTSISKDRRYADLKSGELPTCESLKDTIARALPFWNDEIAPKIKAGKRVLIAAHGNSLRGIVKHLEGMSDQAIMDLNLPTGIPIVYELDQALKPTKPMRFLGDEETVRKAMEAVAAQGKAK, from the exons ATGGCCACACACCGCCTAGTAATGGTTCGCCATGGTGAGAGCTCATGGAACCAAGAGAACCGTTTCTGTGGCTGGTTTGATGCAGAACTGAGTGAGAAGGGGGCTGAGGAGGCCAAACGGGGGGCCAGTGCCATCAAAGATGCCAAAATGGAGTTTGACATCTGCTACACATCGGTGCTGAAGCGAGCTATTCGCACCCTTTGGACCATCCTGGATGGTACGGACCAAATGTGGCTGCCTGTGGTGCGTAGCTGGCGCCTCAATGAGAGGCACTATGGGGGCCTCACAGGCCTCAATAAGGCTGAGACGGCTGCAAAGCACGGGGAGGAGCAGGTGAAGATCTGGAGGCGTTCCTTTGACACCCCGCCACCCCCCATGGACGAGAAACACCCCTACTACACTTCCATCAGCAAG GACCGGCGTTATGCAGACTTGAAGTCTGGGGAGCTGCCTACCTGTGAGAGCCTCAAGGACACCATTGCCCGGGCCCTCCCCTTCTGGAACGATGAGATAGCACCCAAGATTAAGGCTGGCAAGAGAGTGCTTATTGCCGCCCATGGAAACAGCCTGCGCGGCATCGTGAAGCATCTGGAAG GGATGTCAGATCAGGCCATCATGGACCTGAACCTGCCCACGGGAATTCCCATCGTGTATGAGCTGGACCAGGCGCTGAAGCCTACCAAGCCAATGAGATTCCTGGGAGATGAAGAGACAGTTCGGAAGGCCATGGAAGCTGTTGCCGCCCAGGGCAAGGCCAAGTGA